In Helicobacter bilis, a genomic segment contains:
- a CDS encoding motility associated factor glycosyltransferase family protein, protein MQDSEPQKAQTQINENSIYERNLHALSMRDPLLFYNLLKIETNTQYEVFMGNDSANFNIVELQNNIPLYKGDPLQENLEVLKSYEIYRYYPYLYAYGLGNGILYRMMLGSEILKRIVVIEPELEIICIVLNLIDFSEEILSNRLILLHSPQCNFNMINSLFDMDKFSKVYSKVYDLLLPNGYYEKYSEEILRINKDFVAAIEHGVISVGNDTKDAIVGIKQHIENMKYSLYAPSLVEIHGKLKGRDTAIIVSTGPSLYKQLDTLKEIAPYATLFCIDASFPVLTKHGIKPDIVFSLERVKESAKFYTDTPMEAQEDVIFSLTSIVHEDTIHAIQKGTKQFSFRPFGYTTLFNFYEYGYLGIGMSAANMAYELVVHSQFKRCIIIGQDLAFGEDGSSHSKGAVYGENEIKPKKDKIYVEKYGGGGVVETTEVWKLFLNFYEKDIANTPYKIEVINATEGGARIRGTIEMPFKEACALVPKVKKKPLKLKAPSKAHAKKNMEKAIEICQNWIDYGELQQEKVESVFLELVEFLQEIEELNRKNELEKFNYKTMDKLIDSIDEIKDIFNSRVFHDYFTDALQSYIFHQELDIAQLLVRPINNEDDKRGKELEWLYHHRYWLFSLAGGIDTVVTVVRKALEYLSGEKYESLKDKEKKEKAK, encoded by the coding sequence ATGCAAGATTCAGAGCCACAAAAAGCACAAACACAGATTAATGAAAACTCCATTTATGAGAGAAACCTGCACGCATTAAGCATGCGAGATCCGCTTCTTTTCTACAATCTCTTAAAAATAGAAACAAATACGCAATATGAAGTCTTTATGGGAAATGATAGTGCGAACTTTAATATTGTTGAATTGCAAAATAATATCCCGCTTTATAAAGGCGATCCCTTGCAAGAGAATCTAGAGGTGTTAAAAAGCTATGAAATATATCGCTATTATCCCTATTTATACGCCTATGGTTTAGGGAATGGAATCTTATATCGCATGATGCTTGGCAGCGAGATTCTAAAACGCATTGTAGTGATTGAGCCAGAATTAGAGATTATTTGTATTGTGCTAAATCTCATTGATTTTAGTGAAGAGATTCTAAGTAATCGACTGATTTTACTTCATTCTCCACAATGTAATTTCAATATGATTAACTCCCTTTTTGATATGGATAAATTCTCTAAAGTGTATTCTAAAGTCTATGATTTGTTGCTACCAAATGGCTATTATGAAAAATATAGCGAAGAGATTCTAAGAATTAATAAGGACTTTGTAGCCGCCATCGAGCATGGTGTAATAAGTGTAGGCAATGATACAAAAGATGCTATCGTTGGGATAAAGCAGCATATTGAAAATATGAAATATTCACTCTATGCCCCAAGCCTTGTAGAAATCCATGGTAAGCTTAAAGGCAGAGATACAGCCATCATTGTCTCCACAGGACCAAGCCTTTATAAACAGCTTGATACATTGAAAGAAATCGCTCCTTATGCGACACTTTTTTGCATTGATGCGAGTTTTCCCGTGCTTACAAAGCATGGTATAAAGCCAGATATTGTGTTCTCTTTAGAGAGAGTGAAAGAGAGTGCGAAATTCTACACAGATACACCTATGGAGGCACAAGAAGATGTGATTTTCTCCCTTACTTCAATCGTGCATGAGGACACTATACATGCGATACAAAAAGGCACAAAGCAGTTTAGCTTCCGCCCATTTGGTTATACGACACTTTTTAATTTCTATGAATATGGCTATCTTGGCATTGGCATGAGTGCGGCAAATATGGCGTATGAATTAGTCGTGCATTCGCAGTTTAAACGCTGCATTATCATAGGGCAGGATTTAGCCTTTGGTGAAGATGGCTCAAGTCACTCTAAAGGTGCGGTATATGGTGAAAATGAGATTAAACCCAAAAAAGATAAAATCTATGTGGAAAAATATGGCGGTGGTGGTGTAGTAGAGACCACAGAAGTGTGGAAACTCTTTTTAAACTTCTATGAAAAAGACATAGCAAATACACCTTATAAAATAGAAGTGATTAATGCGACTGAAGGTGGAGCAAGGATAAGAGGGACGATTGAAATGCCTTTTAAAGAAGCTTGTGCTTTGGTGCCAAAGGTAAAGAAAAAGCCACTAAAGCTTAAAGCCCCGAGTAAAGCACATGCAAAAAAGAATATGGAAAAAGCCATTGAGATTTGTCAAAATTGGATTGATTATGGCGAGTTACAACAAGAAAAAGTTGAGAGTGTATTCTTAGAATTAGTCGAGTTTTTACAAGAGATAGAAGAGCTAAATCGCAAGAATGAGCTAGAAAAATTTAACTATAAAACAATGGATAAATTAATAGATTCTATAGATGAGATTAAAGATATTTTTAACTCAAGAGTGTTTCATGACTACTTCACAGATGCCTTGCAATCCTATATTTTTCATCAAGAATTAGACATAGCACAGCTTCTAGTGCGACCTATTAATAACGAAGATGATAAAAGGGGCAAAGAGCTAGAATGGCTATATCATCATAGATATTGGCTATTTAGCCTTGCAGGTGGCATTGACACGGTTGTAACCGTCGTGCGTAAAGCTTTAGAATATCTAAGTGGTGAAAAATACGAGAGCCTAAAGGATAAAGAGAAAAAGGAAAAAGCAAAGTAA
- a CDS encoding PBECR2 nuclease fold domain-containing protein: protein MNIEKGREKYIPQIKETLEKPQIAIQDESEFIFAKQIKDDLYLTSIGKDFDTHITIISNSPKKPIKQYKIS from the coding sequence GTGAATATAGAAAAAGGTAGAGAAAAATATATACCACAAATAAAAGAGACTTTAGAGAAACCACAGATTGCAATACAAGATGAAAGCGAGTTTATTTTTGCTAAACAAATAAAGGATGATTTATACCTCACGAGTATAGGAAAAGATTTTGATACACATATAACTATTATTAGCAACTCACCAAAAAAACCGATAAAACAATACAAAATAAGCTAA
- a CDS encoding LPD23 domain-containing protein, with protein MTDSIPAFKKNLLTKLKTPQEIVKQARKSGKSVGETKELLQRHKEIESKQTNQKDPITKQQLDEFQILQEAQRAYDKLTTIKYANKDIQKLKESLEQAIKANDKELIKDKHAQIIKEEKRLAKIQQEANEELQELKELGISLENPLNLKTTPMPDTKRAEVKAIYEKYMPTIEFITKQIENAKTQKQKDKLYKQRADITHKANNEMNAFLNDFDQLKQVLMKQNLFAEKDEIKALKEADFDFENPFSFHNVDKTRYKQSWGSVDTKEKEYTRKLIQTRLLFDRFDPVIRWNIKGKIYNIDSFNKGIKDDEILALPGDLKSIREDIEILYDIKPIKEFGTNYAEHYHSGETAIQKLINEAQAHKESGAKGEYKGQVAGAFHRKELGDIDLVWGEVTGKGKEAKGWGLAKIIEKHGDEFEDMAKELDKIIQDGEVVKTHNGYNITLGDYKVGLNIGWNENGVKIGENKWVVTAFDNSKLQSEKQGSNSASFTKGETLPLNSNNIIPQTKPYEVNENGRKYIEIPDDELADFEKPIKEALLLEPRQQELLKKINADSKDIDSYAEFMTNERKIMKGHEFTFNQQQEGLADRFLNMANSLENPRDRNHYAENILANMKHDIEEVYKSNATEFLAREAEKPFYKQMDKIRKETGEIVEALNKERDRLHAEKETQLKTQQETEKAAEIEKIANYDLETAYKEKAHLEKIMQSNRNDYSPYSFSPAHNSEFLDKLDLVEQRIRDLKNQLPNKTPQENKPSKVEALKDFIDNARFQVDYAIKAKGTDTALKLIQQMIKDTNNTYEAKFLYRLKNEISSVKELPTKSNLEKDLTQQEIKETIDKWDLTKPNANDKLIISKVEQDELELLKKDFDFKGNYAVVREIDAEHLAHALNRHSDEAVETSRNQIPITKDEVLDYQSIIKTHDTREVSGNHIVYKKQINGHYVAVEEVLTGRNKLRFVTMWKSRGNITTAPTPSSKGYDLDRTLSGSYDTDIIPQQTLESTMQKFNYDEKKAKDLLEWHKDSSPLTKDENGLPKVFYHGTTLSSMKRLHNKELKKPFEVFNTKDNSVSNFSIGNWFSNDKNLAKNYADDDEGNFIYEVFLNIKKPFIMEKELTQEKIKEIDKIFKFTKKDKERGLRAIENLKQAKAELKESGFEFLQYDRESVKIRHIESGKEFSTPLYNLKKENLHESIRAYEADLKHNPNLDESLQELKELDSLLKKDSPTLYEAGFEKEFFKNETELYILAAARENEKLQEVVGGHYGVYGGYGRMYQTARIYPLQQFYKKAGYDGILFNDREIVAFDSNQIKHIDNKGSYTDTKGNITKTKPKNKESTHKYFNENSPNIMYSNPQHLGAGVLSGSVAGIETDENGNIVGFNPAKFAAGFLGGAVGSKAVAKGLEWRANKVAKSYPNIAKDNPALMSEIAKRDLQTYAMTNTHNALTRFLNNNKLLDVNPQLFAGEKALVNEAYAPHKARLERAKELESSGADEIEIWEKTGWYKDKDKKWKFEISQSGGELDFSGLEFYTFSRDNRVKLSRILKDDELFTAYPSLKNLIVNFDYGMNDYNLGSYAKYTKEITLNAKQLRDNQSRLSTLYHEIQHAIQDIEGFGFGYKEAENLTGISQESVERYAKQHGEVEARNVQNRLDDSYIGDIYTKQSLKDEIQKLKDVRLSLQKSDPDLAEVLDRRIKEYEKNYKNLGEHDIYNTRKHPHKTMDTNIKDTIAEATMHGEALSKELESSFLDSSGKIDYKALESFAIPLPKQLRYKDFIMQFNNSKKATIQTPIKELEINPKYAFYHLMKNGKMGNKKQDRLTLNGGILETLQKPLFITQDTRGSYYFYKPFKDEKGLIHLVSVEVDKNNKLLYKTSYEADDDRMEKMIKKYKLLYFAGEKPTQNTRKRADSILS; from the coding sequence ATGACAGATTCTATCCCAGCATTTAAAAAAAATCTGCTAACCAAGCTAAAAACCCCGCAAGAAATAGTTAAACAAGCACGAAAAAGCGGAAAAAGTGTAGGTGAAACAAAGGAATTACTACAAAGACATAAAGAAATAGAATCTAAGCAAACTAACCAAAAAGACCCTATAACAAAACAACAACTAGACGAATTTCAAATATTACAAGAAGCACAAAGGGCTTATGACAAGCTAACAACAATAAAATATGCAAACAAAGATATACAAAAACTTAAAGAGAGTCTAGAACAAGCAATAAAGGCAAATGATAAAGAACTCATAAAAGATAAACACGCACAAATCATAAAGGAAGAAAAACGACTAGCAAAAATACAGCAAGAAGCAAACGAGGAATTACAAGAATTGAAAGAATTAGGAATCTCTTTAGAAAATCCGCTTAATCTAAAAACTACACCAATGCCAGATACAAAAAGGGCGGAAGTGAAAGCAATTTATGAAAAATATATGCCTACCATAGAATTTATAACTAAACAAATTGAGAATGCAAAAACACAAAAACAAAAAGATAAATTATATAAACAAAGAGCAGATATAACACACAAAGCCAATAATGAAATGAACGCATTTCTAAATGACTTTGACCAATTAAAACAAGTATTAATGAAGCAAAACCTATTCGCAGAAAAAGACGAAATAAAAGCACTTAAAGAAGCAGATTTTGACTTTGAAAATCCTTTTAGCTTTCATAATGTAGATAAAACTCGTTATAAGCAATCGTGGGGCAGTGTAGATACAAAAGAAAAAGAATACACAAGGAAACTCATACAAACAAGATTATTATTTGATAGATTTGACCCTGTTATAAGATGGAATATTAAAGGGAAAATATATAATATTGATTCTTTTAACAAAGGCATAAAAGATGATGAAATTTTGGCTTTACCGGGCGACCTTAAATCTATTAGAGAAGATATAGAGATTCTATATGATATTAAACCCATAAAAGAATTTGGCACAAACTATGCAGAACATTATCACAGCGGCGAGACTGCTATACAAAAACTCATAAATGAAGCACAAGCACATAAAGAAAGCGGAGCTAAGGGCGAGTATAAAGGACAAGTTGCAGGGGCATTTCATCGTAAAGAATTAGGGGATATTGATTTAGTTTGGGGAGAAGTAACAGGCAAAGGCAAAGAAGCTAAAGGCTGGGGACTTGCTAAGATTATTGAAAAGCATGGCGATGAGTTTGAGGACATGGCAAAAGAGCTGGATAAGATTATACAAGATGGGGAAGTAGTAAAAACGCATAATGGCTATAATATCACTTTGGGAGATTATAAAGTAGGCTTAAATATAGGTTGGAATGAAAATGGTGTAAAAATCGGTGAAAATAAATGGGTAGTAACTGCGTTTGATAATTCTAAATTGCAGAGTGAGAAGCAAGGTAGCAACTCTGCTTCTTTCACAAAAGGCGAGACTCTGCCTTTAAACTCTAACAACATTATACCACAAACAAAACCATACGAAGTAAATGAGAATGGCAGAAAATACATAGAAATCCCAGATGATGAACTAGCAGATTTTGAAAAGCCTATCAAAGAAGCCTTATTACTTGAGCCAAGACAACAAGAGCTATTAAAAAAAATCAATGCAGATTCCAAAGATATAGACAGCTATGCAGAATTTATGACAAATGAAAGAAAGATTATGAAAGGACATGAATTTACCTTTAATCAACAGCAAGAGGGATTAGCAGATAGATTTTTAAACATGGCAAATTCACTAGAAAACCCAAGAGATAGAAACCACTATGCAGAAAATATACTGGCAAATATGAAACATGATATAGAAGAGGTATATAAAAGCAATGCTACAGAGTTTCTAGCAAGGGAAGCAGAAAAGCCATTTTATAAGCAAATGGATAAAATACGAAAGGAAACAGGCGAGATAGTAGAAGCATTAAATAAAGAAAGAGACAGACTGCACGCAGAAAAAGAGACACAATTAAAAACACAACAAGAAACAGAGAAAGCCGCAGAGATTGAGAAAATTGCAAACTATGATTTAGAAACAGCATATAAAGAAAAAGCACATTTAGAAAAGATTATGCAAAGTAATCGCAATGATTACAGCCCTTATAGTTTTAGCCCCGCACATAATAGTGAATTTTTAGATAAGTTGGATTTAGTAGAACAAAGAATAAGGGATTTAAAAAATCAATTACCAAATAAAACCCCACAAGAAAATAAACCAAGCAAAGTAGAAGCCCTAAAAGATTTTATAGATAATGCAAGATTTCAAGTCGATTATGCAATAAAAGCTAAAGGGACAGATACAGCCTTGAAGCTTATACAACAAATGATAAAGGATACAAATAACACTTATGAAGCCAAGTTTTTATATCGTTTGAAAAATGAAATATCTAGTGTTAAGGAATTGCCAACAAAAAGCAATTTAGAAAAAGATTTAACACAGCAAGAGATAAAAGAAACCATAGATAAGTGGGATTTAACTAAGCCAAATGCAAATGATAAATTAATAATCTCAAAAGTAGAGCAAGATGAGCTAGAATTGCTTAAAAAAGACTTTGATTTTAAGGGTAATTATGCAGTAGTAAGAGAAATTGACGCCGAGCATTTAGCACACGCATTAAATCGCCATAGTGATGAAGCAGTAGAGACTTCACGCAATCAAATTCCTATTACAAAAGATGAAGTCCTAGACTATCAAAGCATAATCAAAACACACGATACACGAGAGGTAAGCGGAAATCATATTGTTTATAAAAAGCAAATTAACGGGCATTATGTCGCAGTGGAAGAAGTGCTAACAGGTAGAAATAAATTAAGATTTGTAACAATGTGGAAAAGTAGGGGAAATATCACGACCGCCCCTACGCCTTCCTCTAAGGGATACGACTTAGACCGAACTCTAAGCGGCAGTTATGACACCGACATTATACCACAACAAACACTAGAATCTACCATGCAAAAGTTTAATTACGATGAGAAAAAGGCAAAAGATTTACTAGAATGGCATAAAGATTCTAGCCCTTTAACAAAAGATGAAAATGGACTGCCTAAAGTGTTTTATCATGGCACAACACTAAGCAGTATGAAAAGATTGCATAATAAAGAACTTAAAAAACCTTTTGAAGTCTTTAATACTAAAGATAATTCAGTTTCTAATTTTAGCATAGGCAATTGGTTTTCCAATGATAAAAACCTTGCTAAAAACTATGCAGATGATGATGAAGGAAACTTTATATATGAAGTATTTTTAAATATCAAAAAGCCCTTTATTATGGAAAAAGAGCTTACACAAGAAAAAATAAAAGAGATTGATAAAATTTTTAAATTCACTAAAAAAGATAAAGAAAGGGGATTAAGGGCAATAGAAAATCTAAAACAAGCAAAAGCAGAGTTAAAAGAAAGCGGCTTTGAGTTTTTGCAATATGACAGAGAAAGCGTTAAGATAAGGCATATAGAAAGTGGTAAAGAGTTTAGCACACCGCTTTATAATCTAAAAAAGGAAAATTTGCATGAGAGCATAAGAGCTTACGAGGCAGATTTAAAACATAATCCTAATTTAGATGAGAGTTTGCAAGAGTTAAAAGAGCTTGATTCTCTCTTAAAAAAAGATTCGCCCACATTATATGAAGCTGGGTTTGAAAAAGAATTTTTTAAAAATGAAACCGAGCTTTATATCCTAGCCGCTGCAAGAGAGAATGAGAAATTACAGGAAGTAGTGGGCGGACACTATGGTGTATATGGCGGTTATGGAAGAATGTATCAAACAGCTAGAATCTATCCATTGCAACAATTTTATAAAAAAGCAGGATATGATGGTATATTGTTTAATGATAGAGAAATAGTAGCATTTGATTCTAACCAAATAAAACATATTGACAATAAAGGAAGCTATACAGATACAAAAGGCAATATCACTAAGACTAAACCAAAAAATAAAGAATCTACACATAAATATTTTAATGAAAATAGCCCTAATATTATGTATTCTAATCCACAACATTTAGGAGCTGGAGTCTTAAGTGGCAGTGTAGCAGGAATTGAAACTGATGAGAATGGAAACATTGTAGGATTTAATCCTGCTAAGTTTGCCGCTGGATTCTTAGGTGGGGCGGTAGGAAGTAAGGCGGTAGCAAAAGGCTTAGAATGGAGAGCAAACAAAGTAGCTAAGAGTTATCCAAATATAGCTAAAGACAATCCAGCTTTAATGAGTGAAATAGCTAAAAGAGATTTGCAAACTTATGCAATGACAAATACACATAATGCCTTAACACGCTTTTTAAATAACAATAAGCTTTTAGATGTAAATCCACAGCTATTCGCAGGGGAAAAGGCTTTAGTAAATGAAGCCTATGCACCACACAAAGCAAGGCTAGAGAGGGCAAAAGAGTTAGAATCTAGTGGGGCAGATGAAATAGAGATATGGGAAAAAACAGGCTGGTATAAAGACAAGGATAAAAAATGGAAGTTTGAGATAAGCCAAAGTGGCGGGGAGCTTGATTTTAGTGGGCTAGAGTTTTATACATTTTCTAGGGATAATCGTGTAAAATTATCTAGGATTTTAAAAGATGATGAGCTTTTTACAGCCTATCCAAGTCTTAAAAATTTAATTGTTAATTTTGATTATGGAATGAACGACTATAACTTAGGGTCGTATGCGAAATATACAAAAGAGATAACCTTAAATGCTAAACAATTAAGAGATAATCAAAGCAGATTATCTACACTCTACCACGAAATACAACACGCAATCCAAGATATAGAGGGCTTTGGTTTTGGCTATAAAGAAGCGGAAAATTTAACGGGAATATCGCAAGAAAGTGTAGAAAGATACGCAAAACAACACGGAGAAGTGGAAGCAAGGAATGTGCAAAATAGGCTTGATGATTCTTATATTGGGGACATTTATACAAAACAAAGCTTAAAAGATGAAATACAAAAACTTAAAGATGTGCGACTGAGTTTGCAAAAAAGCGACCCCGATTTAGCAGAAGTACTTGACAGGAGAATTAAGGAGTATGAGAAAAATTACAAAAATCTAGGAGAACACGACATTTACAATACAAGAAAACACCCTCACAAAACTATGGATACAAATATAAAAGACACTATCGCAGAAGCGACAATGCACGGCGAAGCGTTAAGCAAAGAGCTAGAATCTAGCTTTTTAGATTCTAGCGGGAAGATAGATTATAAGGCGTTGGAATCTTTTGCAATACCTTTACCTAAACAATTACGCTATAAGGATTTTATAATGCAGTTTAATAATAGTAAAAAAGCAACAATACAGACACCGATTAAAGAATTAGAGATAAATCCAAAATATGCGTTTTATCATTTAATGAAAAATGGAAAAATGGGTAATAAGAAACAAGACAGATTGACACTAAATGGAGGCATTTTAGAAACATTGCAAAAACCATTATTTATCACACAAGACACAAGGGGAAGCTATTATTTTTATAAACCTTTTAAAGATGAAAAGGGTTTAATCCATTTGGTTAGCGTAGAAGTAGATAAGAATAATAAATTGTTATATAAAACAAGTTATGAAGCAGATGATGATAGAATGGAAAAAATGATAAAAAAATATAAATTGCTCTATTTTGCAGGGGAAAAGCCAACCCAAAATACTCGTAAGAGGGCGGATAGCATACTATCATAG
- a CDS encoding DEAD/DEAH box helicase: protein MNKKETKAQDNTQDKLSVLDSFRALGLKDKVLKGIKEAGFTTPSPIQERAIPPILERRDVIAQAQTGTGKTAAFALPILHSLKNDSSIEALVITPTRELAMQISDEVFKLGKFLKTKTVCVYGGQSVKKQLELIEKKPQVLIATPGRLLDHLKNERLKNFAPNVVVLDESDEMLDMGFIDDIEEIFQYIPNNAQTLLFSATMPARIKQLADKILYDPVHIKIQSSSTTNSDIAQRYYIINENERNEALTRLIDTESPSKSIIFIRTKKEADEVNSYLQNKGYKSTALHGDMDQRMRRDSVQAFKGKEADILVATDVAARGLDIRNVSHVFNYHIPLNIESYVHRIGRTGRAGSKGVAITLATPLEYKDLKKIQNETNAKFELYEVPSVSSDVMINTLLNTKVSDEAINLYESIKDKTDSAQLILRLLSVYLREHVKIGLTKQEALEVQKQEILESKKEAKTKGNKGTKGKTLTRDKNPKSSTIDALIKRIYQKTHDQATPKRELKSKKCKVSKNTIRDNFAT, encoded by the coding sequence ATGAATAAAAAAGAGACAAAAGCACAAGACAATACACAAGATAAATTGAGTGTGCTAGATTCATTTCGAGCTTTAGGCTTGAAAGACAAAGTGTTAAAAGGCATTAAAGAGGCAGGTTTTACTACACCAAGCCCTATACAAGAGAGAGCTATCCCACCCATACTTGAGCGTAGAGATGTTATCGCACAAGCCCAGACAGGCACAGGCAAGACCGCAGCGTTTGCCCTGCCTATTCTCCATAGTTTGAAAAACGATAGCTCCATTGAAGCCTTGGTGATTACGCCTACACGAGAGCTTGCTATGCAAATTAGCGATGAAGTCTTTAAGTTAGGCAAGTTTTTAAAGACAAAAACAGTGTGTGTGTATGGCGGACAAAGTGTTAAAAAACAACTTGAATTGATAGAGAAAAAGCCACAAGTCCTAATCGCAACGCCGGGTAGATTGCTAGATCATTTAAAAAATGAGCGACTAAAAAACTTCGCACCAAATGTTGTGGTCCTTGATGAAAGTGATGAGATGCTTGATATGGGTTTTATCGATGATATTGAAGAGATATTTCAATATATTCCAAATAACGCACAAACCCTGCTGTTTTCAGCCACAATGCCAGCTAGAATCAAACAATTAGCAGATAAGATTCTCTATGATCCCGTGCATATTAAGATTCAATCAAGTAGCACGACAAATTCAGATATAGCACAACGCTACTATATCATCAATGAAAATGAACGGAATGAAGCCCTAACAAGGCTAATAGATACAGAATCTCCAAGCAAAAGTATCATCTTTATCCGCACAAAAAAAGAAGCCGATGAAGTCAATAGCTACTTGCAAAATAAAGGCTATAAAAGCACTGCATTACATGGCGATATGGACCAACGCATGCGTAGAGATTCAGTCCAAGCCTTTAAAGGTAAGGAAGCAGACATTCTAGTCGCCACAGATGTCGCTGCAAGGGGGCTTGATATACGCAATGTAAGTCATGTTTTCAACTATCATATACCTTTAAATATAGAATCTTATGTGCATAGGATAGGACGCACAGGCAGGGCTGGTAGCAAGGGTGTTGCCATTACTCTTGCTACACCGCTTGAGTATAAAGATTTAAAGAAGATACAGAATGAAACAAACGCAAAATTTGAGCTTTATGAAGTGCCAAGTGTAAGCAGCGATGTGATGATAAACACGCTTTTAAACACAAAGGTATCAGATGAAGCGATAAATCTTTATGAGAGCATAAAAGATAAGACAGATTCAGCCCAACTCATTTTAAGACTTTTATCTGTCTATCTACGAGAACATGTAAAAATAGGACTAACAAAGCAGGAAGCCCTAGAAGTCCAAAAACAAGAGATTCTAGAATCTAAAAAGGAAGCGAAAACAAAAGGTAACAAAGGCACAAAAGGTAAAACTCTAACTAGAGATAAAAATCCAAAATCAAGCACAATAGACGCACTAATAAAGAGAATCTATCAAAAAACACACGACCAAGCAACGCCCAAGAGAGAGCTAAAAAGCAAAAAATGCAAAGTCAGCAAAAATACTATAAGGGATAACTTTGCGACTTAA
- a CDS encoding pseudouridine synthase, which produces MRLNHFIALHSKYSRREADRLIIEGAVKINHALATTKTLVPQIALQNPHAAMKEFKIFIHGKMLHYAKKQNYTAIVYHKPKGEIVSKKDSYGRKLIYDSLNARYAHFMPVGRLDFASEGLLILSDSKEVVSKLMHSNLPRTYILKIDSHITKQMIKAMEEGLTLQNAKAGGHRLSKIKTMGFMPMEYEIIKSASISKLKVRISEGKNRELRRFFAHFNANVLDLRRVSYGFINLNALPVGKTRFFTKQEYDDLHKFMSEKDSNRKDS; this is translated from the coding sequence TTGCGACTTAATCATTTTATCGCACTACACAGCAAATATTCGCGTAGAGAGGCGGATAGGCTAATAATAGAAGGTGCAGTAAAGATTAATCATGCTTTAGCGACAACAAAAACTCTAGTCCCACAAATAGCCCTGCAAAATCCACATGCCGCCATGAAAGAATTTAAGATTTTCATACATGGAAAAATGCTGCATTATGCCAAAAAGCAAAACTACACGGCAATCGTGTATCACAAGCCAAAGGGTGAGATTGTAAGTAAAAAAGATTCTTATGGGAGAAAGCTTATCTATGATAGCTTAAATGCTAGATACGCACATTTTATGCCTGTTGGTAGGCTTGACTTTGCAAGTGAGGGGCTTTTGATATTGAGTGATAGCAAGGAAGTTGTAAGCAAACTCATGCACTCAAACCTGCCACGCACCTACATTCTTAAAATAGATTCTCATATTACAAAGCAGATGATAAAGGCAATGGAAGAGGGCTTAACATTGCAGAATGCAAAGGCAGGGGGGCATAGACTAAGCAAGATAAAGACAATGGGGTTTATGCCTATGGAATATGAGATTATAAAAAGCGCTTCAATCTCAAAGCTAAAAGTGCGTATCAGCGAGGGCAAAAATCGAGAGTTGCGTAGATTTTTCGCACATTTTAATGCGAATGTGCTGGACTTAAGAAGAGTTAGCTATGGGTTTATCAATCTAAACGCACTGCCTGTTGGCAAAACCCGCTTTTTCACAAAGCAAGAATATGATGACTTGCATAAGTTTATGAGTGAAAAAGATTCTAATAGAAAAGATTCTTAA
- a CDS encoding lipid A deacylase LpxR family protein produces MYFHIQNRNYKTAFMLISAIYMLNATLYAREIAAYNKHHIALSSDNDAYFEPTNYDRYYTAGHNLSYTSKEWQNSPLAYTALFSRLFKKDLASSFSIGIGQEVYTPSARFALNPPANDAPYGGYLYLNTMIQNRTDNFLEQLELNIGMVGKAALGKEAQDLIHELINYYPLAGWDHQVRNEFVLNAYYKAMYRFDIISNIFDILPYGVIALGNANTHLELGAKMRVGYGLHGDFGIQKATSNHIGSMSLNDDFRFFL; encoded by the coding sequence ATGTATTTTCACATTCAAAATAGAAACTATAAAACCGCATTTATGCTTATAAGTGCTATATATATGCTGAATGCTACTTTATATGCTAGAGAAATTGCTGCTTACAATAAACATCATATTGCACTATCAAGCGATAATGACGCATATTTTGAGCCTACAAATTACGATAGATACTATACAGCTGGGCATAATCTTAGTTACACCTCAAAAGAATGGCAGAATAGTCCGCTTGCATATACTGCATTATTTTCTAGGCTTTTTAAGAAAGATTTGGCAAGCTCTTTTAGCATTGGCATAGGGCAAGAAGTCTATACGCCCTCCGCCCGTTTTGCATTAAATCCACCTGCAAATGACGCCCCTTATGGCGGCTATCTCTATCTCAACACCATGATACAAAATCGCACAGATAATTTTTTAGAACAGCTTGAGTTAAATATCGGCATGGTGGGCAAGGCTGCGCTAGGTAAAGAAGCACAGGATTTAATACATGAATTAATCAACTATTATCCTTTAGCAGGTTGGGATCATCAGGTTAGAAATGAATTTGTCTTGAATGCGTATTATAAAGCAATGTATCGCTTTGATATTATCTCAAATATTTTTGATATACTGCCCTATGGAGTTATAGCCCTTGGTAATGCAAATACGCATTTAGAGCTTGGTGCAAAAATGCGTGTTGGTTATGGTTTGCATGGGGATTTTGGAATACAAAAAGCTACTTCAAATCATATAGGCTCAATGAGTTTGAATGATGATTTTAGATTCTTTTTGTAA